One Deinococcota bacterium genomic window, CTGAGCTTCCCGATGGTCAGCACGTGGCACATGACGGTTTTGTAGAGGATGAGGAGCTGAGCTTGGCGCTCGAGGTGCTTGACCTGCTAACCCCTATGCTGGGCAGCTGTACCAAGTTTGAGGCTTTGGCCGTACCCGTGTGCTGTCCTTGTAGCGAACGAACTGTTGACTAGGTTCTACCCGCTGTCGCCGGGCACATTGGTGGCGGTGTCAGCGACCGATGAGTGTCTCGAGCATTTCGAGGCTATCTACCTGTGTCACATTCAGGAGGAGTCGGTCGAGCGATTCAAGTCCTTTTTGCGTCTCGAGATGGCGCGAGAACCGCTCCTGGAAGGTTGTATCAGGATTGAAACGGGCAATCAGAACGTTCGTGATGCTGTGGCGGAGACCCTCTTCACGACCCTCTTCATGCGCCTCGCGCACTCGCCTGAAGTAAGGCAGGTCCATCAGCTCTTCGTCGAGACTGTCCATGACCATTTTCTCTACCAAAGCGCCCTGTGAAACGGGTATTGCGATCAGCTCCTCATCTGATAATAGCGCAACCAGCGAGCTTAGAAGGCGACTACGCAACTCGGGCGGGTTGACCTTGCCGACCCGTGCGATAACTTCGGGCAGGATAACCTCGGGTTGCTCGATTCGGCATTGACCAACCAGCGCTAATAGGGCAGGGTGGCTTTGCGCCAACAAGTCTCGTGCGTCCATTTCCCACAATCGAACGACCCGGCACCCGCTTACGCCGGGCACTTTAGCGCCACAGCAGATTGACCTCACCAGACGGGCCGTGCACCGTATACACACCTGTATCGTCTGCTCCCGCCCCTTGACCGACGTAGATGACGACACTCATGATATCGCGCTGGTGCCTTGTCATAAGGCGTGCCCGATAAGCCAGCATCCGTAAGGGCATAGGCTCACGACTACCTCTTCCCTGAAACTCGAGATGCAGGAGGACATGGCGGCCATCCTCGAGCCCAACGTCATAAAGCTGGTCAATACTGAGCGAGTCTGCGGGGAGTTCAACGTTGTGGGGTGTTGCATCCACCACAGGGGCGTTGAGCAGCCAGCTGGCGAAGTCAGTAGGGAAGGCGCTGACGAGCTGCTTCAGGGGGTTGTCGGTGGAGGCCTCGAGCTCTACGCCGCGCACAAGATTCCTGAGTATTGGATCGTCAACCTCGTGGACCAACAGCTCGAGGCCTCCACCGAATCCCAAGGCCAGGAGTATCTCACGCACCACACCCACGGGCTCACCAAGAGCTTCGCCCTGGCTCGCTTCCCCGACCTCAAACGGCCGTGGTTGCCAGAGGGGTTCCTCGACCAGCAGCGACCAGCCGGGACCCGCCAGGCAGGACCAAATCCCCGCCAAAGCGCTTCAAGTCACGGGGATCGTCGGCCCGCGACGAACCGGACCGGAAGCGGCCAGTCGCCTGGTAGCGCGTGCACGTTGGTGAGGCCCGCGCGGTCGAGAAGCTCGATCGCCTCTTCGTCGGTGAGCACGCTCCCGCCGCCGCGCACGGTACGCAGCTCAGCCAGCGCCTCGGCGAGCGGATCGGTCAGCGCGGCGTAGCGGCCCAGGATAAGCCACCCGCCCGGCCGCAGGCTCGCTGCGACCCGCGGGGCAGCCGCATTGAGCACCGCTTGCGAGAGGAACAGCGCCGGCATCCACGCCAGGTCGAAGACGGCCTCGTCGGCGATGTTCTCCACCCGCTCCGCGCGAAGCGTGATGCGGTCTTCGAGGCCGGCGGCGGCGACGTTGGCCCGCCCGAGCTCCATTGCCGGCTCCCACGGCTCGAGTCCCACTGCAGATGCAAACGGGAACGTACGACAGAACGCGATGGTCAGCGCCGCGACCCCGGAGCCGATGTCGAGGATGCGCGCCCCTTGCCGGACCAGCGCCTCTTCCAGGCCAGGCAAGGCGGGCGCCACGCGGGCGATCAAGTCGGCGACCCGAGCCGAGGACTTGCCCTGCGACTGCAGGACGACCGGATCGGTATAAACCCAGCCACCCGCGCGCGCCGGGTTCTCGATCAACTCGAGGGCCTGTTTGAGGAAGGACGTTACCGTCCCGATCACAACGTCACGGGAGGTTGCGTCGAGGTCTTGAAGCGCCTCCGGGGGCGCGGTGAGCGCGGCCGTCCGGGCCAGCGCCTCGGCCACCGCCGGGTCGGCCTCCACGCCGCCTTCGTCCAGCCTCAGCTTGGCCGCCAGTGCGGCGGCGGTCTCCGCCGCGCTCGTTAGCGGCATGACGACATCCATAAGCTCCTGCTTGCTCATAGCCGCCTGCGGTTTGTTCTTGTCGATTGTCATGCTGGGTGTCTCCTTCCTTCAAGCTCGTGTGAGATAAGCCGATCAGGTCTGATCGGTTAGCCAGCCGGCGATGCGTTCGGCGAGCATCATCGTCGGCAGATTGGTGTTCGCGCGTGGGATTCGCGGCATGATCGACGCGTCCACGACAGCGAGGTTGTCCACCCCGTGCAGGCGGCCGTGGGCGTCGACCACCGCTCCGCCATCGGGGTCTGTTCCCATCCGGCAGGTCCCGACCGGGTGATGGTAGGTCCGGACCAACTGCGGCAGCTTCGCGCGCAGGGCAGCGTCGTCGGTGACCTCCTCGCTCGGCGAGAGCTCCGGACCGCTGACCAGTGACCGCAGGGGCTCGGTGTCGAGGATCCGCCTGGCCTCGCGCACCCCGGCGACGAGATACTCGGCGTCGCGCGGGTCGGTCAGATAGCCGAGGTCGATGTGCGGTGGCGCGGTCGGATCGGCCGAGGTGAGCCGCACCCGCCCGCGGGAGGCAGGATCCACCAGCCCGATGATCAGGCGGGCCTCTTGCTGGCTGTCGGCGGTGCCCTCGGTATCGAAGGGGCCACAGGCAAACAGGTGCAGGTCGGGCGGGCCATTACCAGCGTTATTGTCACCGTCGCTGCGCCACGTGACCATCGTTTGGTAGTGGGCTCGCGCCACCGGCTCGGCAGGGACCGGCACGTTGACCGACACCAGCGGATGATCAACGAGGTTGCGTCCCACGCCGGGCAGGTCCACCACCGGGTCAACTCCGAGCGCCCTGAGCTCGTCGGCTGGACCGATACCCGAACGCAGCAGTACAGCCGGACTCGCGTAAGCCCCGGCGGCAAGTACGACGAGATCACCGCGAAGGACCTCGCCGCCGACCAGCCGCACGCCACAGGCCCGCCCGGCAGCGATCTCGAGTCGGCGGAACACCTCGAGCACGTTGCTGAAGCCCCAATCCTCATTGCCAGCCGCCTGCCAGGCGTCGTAGTCCTCCGGGAAGCCGCGCAGCGCGAAGGTGCCGTTCACCGCCGACGAACCGCCGACGATCCTGCCGCGAGGCAGCGGAAGGGGTGGCACGCCCCGACTGCCCAAGACGTTCATGAAGCCCCAGTCGTGGTTGTTGTGCTCAGACAGCAGGCGGCTGCCATCGGCGATGTCGCGTGGGAGCTGCGCCCGGGTAGGGTAGTCGGGGCCAGCCTCGAGCAGCAAGACCTCACAGGCGGGGTTCTCGCTCAGCCGAGCGGCGAGCACGCACCCGGCTGAACCGGCCCCGACAATGATCACGTCAAAGGTCACGTTCTTGCCTTCGGTGGTCATGTCCTGCATCCGTGGTTCTCCTTTCGCGTGGTTCTCCTTTCGTGGTGGAGATGCCAAACGGAGCACTGCCAAATCACCACCAGTGATCCGAATGGCACCTGACTTTCGCTACACCTGCATCTCTGCAAGACCAG contains:
- a CDS encoding class I SAM-dependent methyltransferase, whose protein sequence is MTIDKNKPQAAMSKQELMDVVMPLTSAAETAAALAAKLRLDEGGVEADPAVAEALARTAALTAPPEALQDLDATSRDVVIGTVTSFLKQALELIENPARAGGWVYTDPVVLQSQGKSSARVADLIARVAPALPGLEEALVRQGARILDIGSGVAALTIAFCRTFPFASAVGLEPWEPAMELGRANVAAAGLEDRITLRAERVENIADEAVFDLAWMPALFLSQAVLNAAAPRVAASLRPGGWLILGRYAALTDPLAEALAELRTVRGGGSVLTDEEAIELLDRAGLTNVHALPGDWPLPVRFVAGRRSP
- a CDS encoding GMC oxidoreductase, translated to MQDMTTEGKNVTFDVIIVGAGSAGCVLAARLSENPACEVLLLEAGPDYPTRAQLPRDIADGSRLLSEHNNHDWGFMNVLGSRGVPPLPLPRGRIVGGSSAVNGTFALRGFPEDYDAWQAAGNEDWGFSNVLEVFRRLEIAAGRACGVRLVGGEVLRGDLVVLAAGAYASPAVLLRSGIGPADELRALGVDPVVDLPGVGRNLVDHPLVSVNVPVPAEPVARAHYQTMVTWRSDGDNNAGNGPPDLHLFACGPFDTEGTADSQQEARLIIGLVDPASRGRVRLTSADPTAPPHIDLGYLTDPRDAEYLVAGVREARRILDTEPLRSLVSGPELSPSEEVTDDAALRAKLPQLVRTYHHPVGTCRMGTDPDGGAVVDAHGRLHGVDNLAVVDASIMPRIPRANTNLPTMMLAERIAGWLTDQT